Proteins encoded within one genomic window of Hahella chejuensis KCTC 2396:
- a CDS encoding carbohydrate binding domain-containing protein, whose product MNFSKAAALMFAASVGAGSAHAENTVDVLVLYIDQATQTSNGRDINARIASYIEYSNQAYQNSNVDMRLRLVGAEKINSNYVYVNSSNLDSFSRNSTVASLRQKYGADLVTLINLREPMNGGYVCGIGYVPPGNASSGQLYSNAASAGFSLVGVDCGYSTFTHELGHNMSLGHSYVQNSQGGIWSWARGHGVYGSFSTIMAYPQAYNTRNQLQMISNPDINKCEGQACGVSAGQSNGADAAQNLRKIGDQIAAFFPTKIDDGGDGDDNGGDDNGGDDGGDDGDNGDDTTVCSKPELNDNLVEDGDFNELSSWTSYSNAGDLGQAYFKKDCGRDYILEITNRSAYYAGAYQKLTGKLKAGVEYKLTAKLGLGENGSRENMRVVFKVSDDSGTHYQYLSRASFTNSEMSKYERTFTLDAKGTIRDVGMLIYGASAGVDMLVDEVKIVPLNRDGDDGDDNGGDTNEPGGKEIINEGFENGTRGWSNYFGTRLYLSDTAASGKYSLLSSNRYRWYSGPGLNAHGLLEAGKPYQVSADVYLASSRRSSDKAELWVYYVDNSGGHWKKLGGQEIATSQWQNISGELNLSPNGTISQLRLHVIGAQPSTSMYIDNLKVISK is encoded by the coding sequence ATGAATTTTAGTAAAGCCGCCGCCCTTATGTTCGCCGCCAGCGTCGGAGCCGGCTCCGCGCACGCGGAGAACACCGTAGACGTACTGGTTCTGTACATTGACCAAGCGACACAGACCTCCAACGGTCGCGATATCAACGCTCGCATTGCGTCTTACATCGAGTACAGTAACCAAGCCTACCAGAACAGTAATGTTGATATGCGTCTGCGCCTCGTCGGCGCGGAAAAGATCAACTCAAACTATGTTTATGTAAACAGTTCCAACCTGGATTCCTTCAGCCGCAATAGCACCGTCGCCTCTCTGCGTCAGAAGTACGGCGCTGACCTGGTTACCCTGATCAACCTGCGCGAGCCCATGAATGGCGGCTATGTGTGCGGTATCGGTTATGTTCCACCTGGCAACGCCAGCTCAGGGCAGCTTTACAGCAATGCCGCTTCAGCAGGTTTCAGCTTAGTCGGCGTAGATTGCGGATACAGCACTTTCACACACGAACTCGGCCATAACATGAGCCTTGGCCACTCCTATGTTCAAAACTCGCAAGGCGGCATCTGGTCATGGGCCCGCGGCCACGGCGTGTACGGTTCGTTCAGCACCATCATGGCCTACCCACAGGCCTACAACACCCGTAACCAGCTGCAGATGATCTCCAACCCTGACATCAATAAATGCGAAGGTCAGGCTTGCGGCGTCAGCGCCGGACAGAGCAACGGCGCCGATGCGGCGCAAAACCTGCGTAAGATTGGCGACCAGATCGCCGCTTTCTTCCCAACGAAGATCGACGACGGTGGAGATGGCGATGATAACGGCGGCGATGACAATGGTGGAGATGACGGCGGCGATGACGGAGATAACGGCGACGACACCACCGTATGCAGCAAACCAGAGTTGAACGACAACCTGGTGGAAGACGGCGACTTCAATGAGCTGTCCAGCTGGACCAGCTACAGCAACGCAGGCGACCTGGGACAGGCCTACTTTAAGAAAGACTGCGGCCGTGACTATATTCTGGAAATCACCAATCGCTCAGCCTATTACGCTGGCGCTTACCAGAAACTGACTGGCAAACTGAAAGCAGGTGTGGAATATAAGTTAACCGCCAAGCTTGGTCTGGGTGAAAATGGCAGCCGTGAGAATATGCGCGTCGTATTCAAAGTTTCCGACGACAGCGGCACACACTATCAGTACCTCTCCCGCGCTTCTTTCACCAACAGCGAAATGTCCAAGTATGAGCGCACTTTCACTCTGGACGCAAAAGGAACCATACGCGACGTAGGCATGCTGATTTATGGCGCCAGCGCTGGCGTAGACATGTTGGTTGACGAAGTCAAAATCGTTCCTCTCAACCGCGACGGTGACGATGGCGACGACAACGGCGGCGACACTAACGAACCCGGCGGCAAAGAGATCATCAATGAAGGCTTTGAGAATGGAACTCGCGGCTGGAGCAACTATTTCGGAACCAGACTCTACCTGAGCGACACTGCAGCCTCCGGCAAGTACAGCCTGCTGAGCAGCAATCGTTATCGCTGGTATTCTGGCCCTGGACTCAACGCACATGGTCTGCTGGAAGCCGGTAAGCCTTACCAGGTCAGCGCTGACGTTTACCTGGCTAGCAGCCGTCGCTCATCCGATAAGGCGGAGCTGTGGGTCTACTACGTTGATAATTCCGGTGGTCACTGGAAGAAACTGGGCGGCCAGGAAATCGCCACCTCACAGTGGCAGAACATCAGCGGTGAGTTGAACCTGTCTCCAAATGGGACCATCTCTCAGCTGCGTCTGCATGTGATTGGCGCGCAGCCTTCCACCAGCATGTACATCGACAATCTGAAAGTGATCAGCAAGTAA